One region of Rhodophyticola sp. CCM32 genomic DNA includes:
- a CDS encoding FecCD family ABC transporter permease encodes MTDIPVPDPSVAHIARGYRKSIARRLLIVGGAIAILCLTILFDVVSGPFEASIWRVIQVILQPSVATVNESVVIWDLRLPVALMAVAVGAMLGVAGAEMQTILNNPLADPFTLGLSSAASFGAALAIVLGWSLIPGVGGLFVTVNAFILAMLTSLGLFAFTRLRGVSPEAMILVGIAMLFTFNALLMFLQYGASEIQLAQLIFWQMGSLARATWEKVGICLLLLAIVLPYFVHKSWALTALRMGEDKAAALGVNVSALRLGVLAGVSLLSAVAVSFVGAIAFVGLVGPHIARMVVGEDQRGFLPLSALCGALILSGTSIAAKSITPGVIYPIGIITSLIGIPFFISLILTQRKRHWQ; translated from the coding sequence ATGACAGACATACCTGTGCCCGACCCAAGTGTCGCACATATCGCGCGCGGCTACCGAAAATCCATTGCCAGGCGCCTTTTGATTGTCGGTGGCGCCATCGCGATCCTGTGCCTCACAATCCTTTTTGACGTGGTTTCCGGCCCGTTCGAGGCCAGCATATGGCGGGTCATCCAGGTGATCTTGCAGCCCTCGGTCGCCACCGTGAATGAAAGCGTCGTGATCTGGGATCTGCGCCTTCCCGTGGCCCTGATGGCCGTTGCCGTTGGCGCGATGCTGGGTGTTGCGGGGGCCGAGATGCAGACGATCCTCAACAATCCCCTGGCCGATCCGTTTACCCTTGGCCTGTCATCCGCCGCCAGCTTCGGCGCCGCTTTGGCCATCGTGCTTGGCTGGTCGCTGATCCCCGGTGTGGGCGGCCTGTTCGTGACGGTGAACGCCTTCATCCTCGCCATGCTTACGTCGCTTGGCCTTTTCGCCTTTACCCGCCTGCGCGGCGTCTCGCCGGAGGCGATGATCCTTGTCGGAATTGCGATGCTGTTCACATTCAACGCGCTTCTGATGTTCCTGCAATATGGCGCGTCCGAGATCCAGCTGGCACAGCTGATCTTCTGGCAGATGGGGTCACTGGCCCGCGCCACCTGGGAGAAGGTCGGCATCTGCCTTCTGCTGCTGGCGATTGTCCTGCCCTACTTCGTCCACAAATCCTGGGCCCTTACCGCGCTGCGCATGGGCGAAGACAAGGCCGCCGCGCTGGGTGTCAATGTCAGCGCGCTGCGGCTTGGCGTCTTGGCGGGCGTATCGCTCCTGTCCGCAGTTGCCGTGTCTTTCGTGGGCGCCATCGCCTTCGTGGGCCTCGTCGGGCCACATATCGCGCGGATGGTCGTGGGCGAAGATCAACGCGGGTTCCTGCCGTTGTCGGCGCTTTGCGGCGCGCTGATCCTGTCGGGCACGTCCATCGCAGCCAAATCCATAACCCCGGGCGTCATCTATCCCATCGGGATTATCACCTCCCTGATCGGCATCCCGTTCTTCATCTCTCTCATCCTCACTCAACGCAAAAGGCACTGGCAATGA
- a CDS encoding ABC transporter ATP-binding protein has product MTGLRATGLEFAYGSRPILKGVGFAQLQPGKLTALIGPNASGKSTLFRVIAGLLKNTAGDVHLGDMNLASLPARKRLQQVCFMPQFFTANAALTVFDVVMMAQKQLHGWKVSSEDIEAVAKALHHGGIGHLSEAYVSELSGGQSQMVSVVQALVRKSDVYLFDEPTSALDLRHQLDVLGRIRATIAARQATGIFALHDLNLAARFADHLILLGEGRILAEGPPAQVLRSDAIARTYGVEIEITEGPREDLLVHAY; this is encoded by the coding sequence ATGACGGGTCTTCGCGCCACCGGATTGGAATTCGCCTACGGCAGCCGCCCCATCTTGAAGGGTGTCGGCTTTGCGCAGTTGCAGCCCGGCAAGCTGACGGCCCTGATCGGACCGAATGCATCCGGAAAGTCCACTTTGTTCCGAGTGATCGCAGGCTTGCTGAAAAATACGGCGGGGGACGTCCATCTGGGGGATATGAACCTTGCGTCTCTGCCCGCCCGCAAGCGGCTGCAACAGGTGTGTTTCATGCCTCAATTCTTCACCGCGAACGCGGCGCTGACCGTATTTGATGTGGTGATGATGGCCCAGAAACAACTGCACGGCTGGAAGGTCAGCAGCGAGGATATCGAGGCCGTTGCAAAGGCGCTGCACCACGGCGGGATCGGGCATCTGTCCGAGGCCTATGTGAGTGAGTTGTCGGGCGGACAATCCCAGATGGTCTCCGTCGTGCAGGCGCTTGTGCGCAAGTCAGATGTCTATCTGTTTGATGAGCCGACCTCGGCCCTTGATCTGCGCCACCAGTTGGACGTTCTGGGCCGCATCCGCGCCACCATCGCCGCGCGGCAGGCGACGGGGATCTTCGCGCTCCATGATCTCAACCTTGCCGCGCGGTTTGCCGACCACCTGATTTTGCTGGGCGAGGGGCGCATCCTTGCGGAAGGCCCCCCTGCGCAGGTCCTGCGATCGGACGCCATCGCGCGCACCTACGGGGTGGAGATTGAGATTACGGAAGGCCCCAGAGAAGATTTGCTTGTCCATGCGTACTGA
- a CDS encoding dipeptide ABC transporter ATP-binding protein has product MPGPAPSETILEIKNLSIELPRGADRKYAVEKVSLSVKRGEILCVVGESGSGKSVMTSAILNDVAPRLTVTSGEVMFEGRNVLRMRDEELNKLRGARISMIYQEPMAALNPAMKIGKQVDEVFALHRTDIPKAGRKAETLKLLAQMKLPTPRRIYDSYPHQVSGGQCQRVVIAMALACKPDVLIADEPTTALDVTTQKEILNLINDLKEVYNNATIFITHDFGVVADVADRIAVMCWGKVIEDGPKEDILLRPKEDYTKLLVDAMPLLETTRTPDLGRMDAPVVEVSEMHKVYGTRDKEVHALNNASFVLRSGETLGVVGESGSGKSTLAKALIRLVEPTSGSAVIRDTDFLALQGADLAAARKHIQMIFQDPHGSLNPSQTVGFMITRGLHLQGVSGAEAKGKAMGLLERVGLKREAFYRTSRNFSGGQRQRIGIARALAMQPEVVIADESVSALDLSIQKQVLRLLNDLQREFKMAIVFITHDLRVAAQISDYITVMEKGVMVEFGPADEVFNAPKHDYTKRLLDAAPGRDWHPPRLDPEEADRIAATIQRG; this is encoded by the coding sequence ATGCCAGGCCCCGCCCCCAGTGAAACGATCCTTGAGATCAAGAACCTCAGCATCGAACTCCCGCGAGGTGCGGACCGGAAATATGCGGTCGAAAAGGTGTCACTGTCCGTCAAACGGGGGGAGATCCTTTGCGTCGTGGGTGAAAGCGGCTCGGGTAAATCGGTGATGACCAGCGCGATCCTGAATGATGTTGCGCCGCGTCTGACCGTGACTTCGGGCGAGGTGATGTTTGAGGGGCGCAATGTCCTGCGCATGCGCGATGAGGAGCTGAACAAGCTTCGCGGCGCGCGCATTTCAATGATCTATCAAGAGCCTATGGCGGCCCTGAACCCGGCCATGAAAATCGGCAAGCAGGTGGATGAAGTCTTTGCACTGCACCGCACCGACATCCCCAAAGCGGGGCGTAAGGCCGAGACCCTGAAGCTGTTGGCGCAGATGAAGCTGCCCACGCCCCGGCGGATTTACGACAGCTACCCGCATCAGGTCTCGGGTGGGCAATGTCAGCGCGTGGTCATCGCGATGGCCCTTGCCTGCAAACCCGATGTGTTGATCGCCGATGAGCCGACAACCGCACTGGATGTGACCACGCAGAAAGAGATTCTTAACCTGATCAATGACCTCAAGGAGGTCTACAACAACGCGACAATCTTTATCACCCATGATTTCGGCGTGGTGGCCGATGTCGCCGACCGGATTGCCGTGATGTGCTGGGGCAAGGTGATTGAAGACGGTCCGAAGGAAGACATCCTGCTGCGCCCGAAGGAAGACTACACCAAGCTGCTGGTCGACGCGATGCCGCTTCTGGAAACCACCCGCACACCGGATCTGGGGCGCATGGACGCGCCGGTCGTCGAAGTCTCGGAGATGCACAAGGTTTACGGCACCAGGGACAAAGAGGTGCACGCTCTCAACAATGCGAGCTTCGTGTTGCGCAGTGGCGAGACCCTTGGCGTGGTGGGCGAAAGCGGTTCGGGCAAATCAACACTGGCCAAGGCGTTAATCCGTCTGGTGGAGCCGACATCGGGCAGCGCCGTGATCCGCGACACAGATTTTCTAGCGCTTCAGGGGGCCGATCTGGCCGCCGCGCGCAAGCATATCCAGATGATCTTCCAGGACCCCCATGGATCGTTGAACCCCTCGCAGACCGTGGGGTTCATGATCACCCGTGGTTTGCATTTACAGGGTGTCTCCGGTGCCGAAGCCAAGGGAAAAGCCATGGGTCTGCTTGAGCGGGTCGGTCTCAAACGAGAGGCCTTCTACCGCACATCGCGCAACTTTTCGGGCGGGCAAAGGCAGCGCATCGGCATCGCACGTGCCCTGGCGATGCAGCCTGAGGTGGTGATTGCGGATGAGTCCGTCTCGGCTCTTGATCTGTCAATCCAGAAGCAGGTCTTGCGGTTGCTCAACGATCTGCAGAGAGAATTTAAGATGGCGATTGTGTTTATCACCCACGACCTGCGTGTCGCGGCCCAGATCTCGGATTATATCACCGTCATGGAGAAGGGTGTGATGGTTGAATTCGGTCCCGCGGATGAGGTCTTCAACGCGCCCAAACACGATTACACCAAGCGTCTTCTGGATGCCGCGCCGGGGCGGGATTGGCATCCTCCACGCCTGGACCCCGAAGAAGCGGACCGGATCGCGGCCACAATCCAACGCGGCTGA
- a CDS encoding pseudoazurin: MRTDPDRRTFIVTIGAFAGLSGVGLANTVPVTEAGHHAVMMLNAACGDTQTPNVFQPPILRVALGDVVTFVPTDTGHNTASRRGMIPEGAEPWNGGVNEEVTMEMTVPGIYGYVCTPHYEVGMVGLIVVDDDLSNLDAVRSVRQRGQARTAFRALFEEL, encoded by the coding sequence ATGCGTACTGACCCGGATCGCCGCACCTTCATCGTCACCATCGGCGCATTCGCGGGGTTGTCAGGCGTGGGCCTTGCCAACACTGTGCCTGTGACCGAAGCAGGCCACCACGCCGTCATGATGCTGAACGCAGCCTGTGGCGACACTCAAACGCCCAATGTTTTCCAGCCCCCGATCCTGCGCGTGGCCCTTGGCGATGTGGTGACGTTCGTGCCCACCGACACAGGCCACAACACCGCCTCTCGCAGGGGCATGATCCCTGAAGGCGCGGAGCCATGGAACGGCGGGGTCAATGAAGAGGTCACGATGGAGATGACCGTGCCCGGCATCTACGGCTACGTCTGCACACCACATTATGAGGTTGGAATGGTCGGCTTGATCGTGGTCGATGACGACCTTTCCAACCTCGACGCCGTTCGCTCCGTGCGCCAAAGGGGTCAAGCGAGAACGGCATTCCGTGCATTGTTCGAAGAGCTTTGA
- a CDS encoding ABC transporter substrate-binding protein translates to MSFQTRISGFLGAIAASATLVVASAPDAQAEAFTLTDIAGREVTLPDHPTRIVLGEGRMMYSIAAIEDGNPFENIIGWKDDLILYDPDAFRRFEAVFPDDTERLINFGNPYSGDFSVETVLQNEADLVLLDLGGLFNAEETGLIERLDEAGVPVVFIDFRRNATENAVPSLLILGRLLGEEANTAEFIDFYIAEMRRVTNVVDGIPAEDRPLVVIENAAGWNPNFCCNTYGSYNYGRFIELAGGVNYGSTLANAYSVEINLESIIAADPDVVMSTGANWSEARPEVTATLLGYEGSEAVNQERLQALAARPGFETLRAVEEGRFHSIYHQFYNSPFHFVAIQQIAQWLYPEEFPELDPEDTMTRLHDRFLPYDYEGQFWVSLSN, encoded by the coding sequence ATGTCGTTCCAGACACGTATCAGCGGCTTCCTTGGTGCTATAGCAGCCAGCGCGACACTTGTGGTCGCGTCCGCGCCTGATGCTCAAGCAGAAGCCTTTACACTCACCGATATCGCAGGCCGCGAAGTCACGTTGCCAGATCATCCAACGCGCATCGTCCTGGGCGAGGGACGGATGATGTATTCCATCGCCGCCATCGAGGACGGCAACCCGTTCGAGAACATCATTGGCTGGAAAGACGACCTGATCCTGTATGACCCCGATGCTTTCCGGCGGTTCGAGGCTGTGTTCCCCGACGACACCGAGCGTCTGATCAACTTCGGCAATCCCTACTCGGGTGATTTCAGCGTCGAAACCGTGCTTCAGAACGAGGCCGATTTGGTTCTGCTGGATCTGGGCGGGCTGTTCAATGCCGAGGAAACCGGTTTGATCGAGCGGTTGGATGAGGCGGGGGTGCCCGTCGTTTTCATTGATTTCCGCCGCAACGCGACCGAAAATGCCGTGCCATCCCTGCTGATCCTGGGGCGTTTGTTGGGGGAAGAGGCCAACACCGCCGAGTTCATCGACTTCTACATCGCCGAGATGCGCCGCGTGACCAATGTGGTCGACGGTATCCCGGCTGAAGACCGCCCGCTCGTTGTGATTGAAAACGCTGCGGGCTGGAACCCGAACTTTTGCTGCAACACGTATGGCAGCTACAATTATGGACGCTTCATCGAGCTTGCGGGCGGTGTGAACTATGGCTCGACCCTGGCCAATGCCTATAGCGTTGAGATCAACCTTGAAAGCATCATTGCAGCGGACCCCGATGTCGTCATGAGCACAGGCGCGAACTGGTCTGAGGCGCGGCCCGAAGTGACCGCCACATTGCTTGGATATGAAGGGTCCGAAGCCGTTAATCAGGAGCGTTTGCAAGCGCTGGCAGCACGGCCAGGGTTTGAAACCCTGCGCGCGGTCGAGGAGGGGCGGTTCCACTCCATCTACCACCAGTTCTACAACTCTCCGTTCCACTTCGTCGCGATCCAGCAGATCGCGCAGTGGCTGTATCCCGAAGAATTCCCGGAGCTTGACCCGGAAGACACCATGACCCGCCTTCATGACCGGTTCTTGCCGTATGATTATGAAGGCCAGTTCTGGGTCAGCTTGTCGAACTGA